In Astyanax mexicanus isolate ESR-SI-001 chromosome 5, AstMex3_surface, whole genome shotgun sequence, a single window of DNA contains:
- the LOC103040875 gene encoding keratin, type II cytoskeletal 8 — protein sequence MSVRNVSYSIGGSSGSVRKSYSSHSAYGAPGGSSRISSVRRSGVGAGPGFSGGATYSFSSSSIGGGYGGGLGSSIGGGIGGGFGGGIGGGYGGGFVPAPITAVTVNQSLLAPLNLEIDPTIQAVRTQEKEQIKTLNNRFASFIDKVRFLEQQNKMLETKWSLLQEQTTTRSNIDAMFEAYIANLRRQLDGLGNEKMKLEGELKNMQGLVEDFKRKYEDEINKRAAAENEFVLLKKDVDAAYMNKIELEAKVDALQDEINFLRAVYEAELRELQSQIKDTSVIVEMDNSRNLDMDSIVAEVRAQYEDIANRSRAEAETWYKQKFEEMQTSAGQYGDDLRSTKAEIAELNRMIARLQNEIESVKGQRANLEAQIAEAEERGELAVKDAKLRIKDLEDALQRAKQDMARQVREYQELMNVKLALDIEIATYRKLLEGEENRISAGGSSATIHVQQTSGGGGFSSASSGFGYGGGIGGGIGGGIGGGMGYGGGSTITKSSVTSVNRSRHF from the exons aTGTCCGTCAGAAACGTAAGCTACAGCATTGGTGGCAGCAGTGGTTCCGTCAGGAAGAGCTACTCCAGCCACTCTGCCTATGGCGCTCCAGGAGGCTCCAGCCGGATCAGCAGTGTCCGTCGCTCTGGTGTAGGCGCTGGCCCTGGCTTCAGTGGCGGTGCCACCTacagcttcagcagcagcagcatcggTGGAGGGTATGGAGGAGGCCTTGGGTCAAGCATTGGTGGAGGCATTGGCGGAGGCTTTGGTGGAGGCATTGGCGGAGGCTATGGTGGAGGCTTCGTCCCTGCACCCATCACAGCTGTGACAGTCAACCAGAGCCTCCTGGCTCCCCTCAACCTGGAGATCGACCCCACCATCCAGGCTGTGCGCACACAAGAGAAAGAGCAGATCAAGACCCTCAACAACCGCTTCGCCTCCTTCATTGATAAG GTGCGTTTCCTGGAGCAGCAGAACAAAATGCTGGAGACCAAGTGGAGTCTCCTGCAGGAGCAGACCACCACCCGCTCCAACATTGACGCCATGTTCGAGGCCTACATTGCTAACCTGCGCAGACAGCTGGACGGACTGGGCAATGAGAAGATGAAGCTGGAGGGAGAGCTGAAGAACATGCAGGGTCTGGTTGAGGACTTCAAGAGGAA GTATGAGGATGAAATCAACAAACGTGCTGCTGCAGAAAACGAATTTGTCCTGCTGAAGAAG gATGTTGACGCTGCCTACATGAACAAGATTGAGCTTGAGGCTAAGGTTGATGCCCTTCAGGATGAGATCAACTTCCTCAGGGCAGTCTATGAGGCT GAGCTGCGTGAGCTGCAGTCCCAGATCAAGGACACATCAGTTATTGTGGAGATGGACAACAGCAGGAACCTGGACATGGACTCCATTGTGGCTGAAGTGCGTGCTCAGTATGAGGACATCGCCAACCGCAGCCGTGCTGAGGCCGAGACCTGGTACAAACAGAAG TTCGAGGAGATGCAGACCTCAGCTGGTCAGTACGGTGACGACCTGCGCTCAACCAAGGCTGAGATTGCTGAGCTGAACAGAATGATTGCCCGCCTTCAGAACGAGATTGAATCAGTCAAGGGACAG CGTGCTAACCTTGAGGCCCAGATCGCTGAGGCAGAGGAGCGTGGTGAGCTGGCAGTGAAGGATGCTAAACTCCGCATTAAGGACTTGGAAGATGCTCTCCAGAGGGCTAAGCAAGACATGGCCCGCCAGGTGCGTGAGTACCAGGAGCTCATGAACGTCAAGCTGGCCCTGGACATTGAGATCGCCACCTACAGGAAACTGCTGGAAGGAGAAGAGAACAG AATCTCTGCTGGAGGATCCTCTGCAACCATCCACGTGCAGCAGACCTCTGGAGGTGGTG GTTTCTCCTCTGCCAGCTCTGGATTTGGCTATGGTGGTGGAATCGGAGGTGGAATCGGTGGTGGAATCGGAGGTGGAATGGGCTATGGTGGAGGCTCAACCATCACCAAATCCTCCGTAACATCTGTCAACCGTTCCAGACACTTCTAA